A genomic region of Daphnia carinata strain CSIRO-1 chromosome 5, CSIRO_AGI_Dcar_HiC_V3, whole genome shotgun sequence contains the following coding sequences:
- the LOC130703050 gene encoding uncharacterized protein K02A2.6-like: MGDALLEQIRDILRGNRSGPTFGRISEFDSSKVSWSVYEERMDQYFSANKITEEEDKKAVFITVIGDDTYTLLRDLLSPDLPSTKTFDELRTKLREYLSPKPLVIAERFRFNNRVQKSDESASQFMAALRHLSRTCEFGPFLDDALRDRFVCGLQNESTKQKLISTDRLTSATALTTAVADESVRKDVSELRLPDSSVTPGVNRLQQQRSEASGGWECRRCGGTKHKASDCPFLTAECHRCHRTGHIQSKCRTKLGNQKDEAERQDDRKKPNKSALKKSTKFRQHQVEVDSSDEEDDDRPIFPIHTMLVEEAEAEPPVQLKVLLDGVPVDMEVDNGAAVSVVSKSTWIHCGKPSLEAVEFKLRAFRSSLTILGTWRPIVSVRGEKMKLPIVVVKEEGPSLCGRNWIRKICPTILSINHQLLEQPSISWIERFPNVFKKGNGTIKGFEAVLELKPGAVPKFFKARPVPYAIMPQIEAELLRMEREGVIEKVNFSQWASPIVVVPKPSGDVRICGDYKPTLNPQLKVDIYPLPTPQDLFAKLSGGKVFTKLDLSKAYQQLRLAVESRDLVTINTHKGLFRPLVFPYGVASGPAIFQLFMDTLLQGIEGVYVFLDDILVSGKDDEEHDSRLEEVFKRLNDACVVLEQTKCLIKKKSLTFLGFILDGDGINPTAAKVEAVKEVARPEDAQQVRTFLGLVNFYGKFVPRLATIAAPLYDLLKKESKFQWTEAEETSFQKIKTMLCSKPALVHYDPKKPIRVYCDASAVGVGAALNHVYPDGSEKPVAYSSKKLSSTEQHYAQIEREALALVIGVTKFHQYLFGRSFELVTDHKPLLGILSNYKPSSPIAVSRIQRWFLALANYSYTLVFRPTDQMGNADSLSRAPIGRPCIDECSREFAILTATSIAKINLDAKLVKSKTQCDPILKEVLLFAHRSWPEDVPDTWKPFLAKRDEIGVSNGVLLWGGRVIVPQAIRSSVLDLLHEGHSGVCRMKSVARSTVWWPGLDSEIEKRAKECEKCAKFKENPPAVPVHRWIWPAKPWSRIHIDFAGPFIGKMFFIVVDAHSKWPEVGVLNIGQTTTAAVIAVLRNIFARHGLPDEIVSDNGTQFTSNDLEIFLQGLGVSHILTPPYHPSSNGEAERFVRELKIKLKILETTSSTIDENLSTFLSTYRTTPHTTTGISPAELLYGRRIVTQLDKLRPAVDKKFSRQLPPQSAEETRNFLAGSPVWLRMYNNPLLKWVKGVVTKVLSPVSYLVRPEDGVETKRHVDQLMARAEATLAEIPSDQQPSQSTSVERYHPPLPLLVSPQYLPKQLESDHQPERGQDEVGDNTESFPSHPAVAEEIPVARQPLSSGAAGHSVAEPSVIRTSSRPNKGYSSGRFHYKQLGVPSP; this comes from the coding sequence ATGGGGGACGCATTATTAGAACAAATTCGTGACATTTTGAGGGGAAATCGATCTGGACCTACTTTTGGCCGTATCAGTGAGTTCGACTCTAGCAAGGTGTCGTGGTCAGTGTACGAAGAGCGAATGGACCAGTATTTTTCGGCAAACAAAATCACAGAAGAGGAGGACAAGAAAGCAGTGTTCATTACAGTTATCGGCGATGACACTTACACACTTTTGCGCGATCTTCTTTCTCCGGATCTACCATCAACAAAAACCTTCGACGAGCTCCGCACCAAGCTACGTGAATATCTCAGTCCAAAACCTCTGGTAATTGCTGAAAGATTTCGTTTTAATAATCGCGTACAAAAATCAGACGAATCCGCTAGCCAGTTTATGGCAGCTCTCCGTCATCTTTCTCGTACGTGCGAATTCGGGCCATTCCTAGACGATGCCCTTCGCGATCGTTTTGTTTGCGGCTTACAAAATGAaagcacaaaacaaaagcttatCTCCACGGATAGATTAACGTCGGCAACAGCATTAACAACTGCCGTGGCAGATGAAAGCGTTAGAAAAGATGTGTCGGAGCTACGTCTTCCTGATTCAAGCGTTACTCCGGGAGTAAACCGATTACAGCAGCAACGATCAGAAGCATCGGGCGGCTGGGAGTGTAGACGATGTGGAGGCACAAAACATAAAGCGTCGGATTGCCCTTTCCTAACAGCTGAGTGCCACCGTTGTCATCGAACCGGACATATTCAGTCTAAATGTCGAACTAAGCTAGGCAATCAAAAAGACGAAGCAGAGCGGCAAGATGACAGGAAAAAGCCCAATAAGTCGGCCTTGAAGAAGAGTACTAAATTTCGGCAACATCAAGTTGAGGTAGATTCCTCAGATGAAGAGGATGACGACCGACCAATATTTCCAATTCACACCATGCTTGTTGAGGAAGCCGAAGCAGAGCCTCCGGTTCAACTCAAAGTGCTACTTGACGGTGTGCCTGTGGATATGGAGGTAGACAACGGCGCAGCAGTGTCCGTTGTTTCAAAATCAACTTGGATTCACTGTGGCAAACCTAGTTTGGAAGCAGTCGAGTTCAAGTTGCGGGCTTTCCGATCGTCTTTAACCATTCTTGGTACGTGGCGCCCGATTGTTAGTGTTCGGGGTGAAAAGATGAAGCTGCCGATCGTCGtggtaaaagaagaaggaccATCTCTTTGTGGTCGAAATTGGATTCGAAAAATTTGCCCAACAATCCTATCTATCAACCATCAACTACTCGAGCAGCCATCGATTTCTTGGATCGAACGTTTTCCAAATGTTTTTAAGAAGGGCAATGGGACCATTAAGGGATTTGAAGCAGTGTTGGAGCTCAAACCAGGTGCTGTACCGAAATTCTTCAAGGCAAGACCAGTGCCGTATGCGATTATGCCGCAAATAGAAGCAGAATTGTTGAGAATGGAGCGTGAAGGTGTTATTGAAAAGGTCAATTTCAGCCAATGGGCATCACCGATAGTAGTAGTCCCAAAACCATCGGGCGACGTGCGCATTTGCGGCGACTACAAACCCACTTTGAACCCGCAGCTGAAGGTAGACATCTATCCCCTCCCCACTCCGCAAGATTTATTTGCAAAATTAAGCGGAGGTAAAGTTTTCACAAAATTGGATCTATCCAAAGCTTACCAGCAGCTCCGGCTGGCCGTAGAAAGCCGTGATTTAGTAACAATAAACACACATAAAGGGCTATTCAGACCCTTAGTATTTCCATATGGAGTCGCTTCTGGCCCCGCGATTTTCCAGCTATTCATGGATACATTGCTGCAAGGTATTGAAGGAGTCTATGTCTTTTTAGACGACATTCTCGTGTCAGGAAAAGACGACGAGGAGCACGACAGTCGTTTAGAAGAAGTTTTCAAACGACTGAACGACGCTTGTGTCGTGTTGGAGCAAACGAAGTGCCtcatcaagaagaaaagtcTAACCTTTCTTGGCTTTATTCTGGATGGGGATGGCATAAATCCTACAGCGGCCAAGGTAGAAGCTGTGAAAGAGGTTGCCCGTCCAGAAGATGCCCAGCAAGTACGAACATTCCTGGGTCTTGTAAATTTTTATGGCAAATTTGTTCCTCGATTGGCGACTATAGCTGCCCCACTCTACGACCTTTTAAAGAAAGAGTCCAAATTCCAGTGGACGGAAGCAGAAGAAACAAGTTTCCAGAAAATCAAGACGATGCTATGTAGTAAACCAGCTCTCGTTCACTATGATCCAAAGAAACCAATTCGAGTATATTGTGACGCGTCAGCGGTGGGGGTTGGCGCCGCTCTTAATCACGTTTATCCAGACGGAAGCGAGAAACCAGTTGCCTATTCTTCTAAAAAGCTTTCTTCGACCGAGCAACATTACGCACAAATAGAGCGTGAGGCATTAGCTTTAGTTATTGGAGTTACAAAATTCCATCAATACTTATTTGGCAGAAGTTTTGAGCTCGTGACCGACCACAAGCCTTTGCTTGGAATCTTAAGCAACTACAAACCGAGCAGCCCAATTGCTGTGTCACGCATACAACGTTGGTTTTTGGCATTAGCTAACTACTCTTACACACTGGTGTTTCGACCTACAGACCAAATGGGGAATGCAGACTCATTATCGCGAGCCCCGATTGGACGTCCTTGCATCGACGAGTGCAGTCGCGAATTTGCAATCTTGACTGCTACATCGATTGCTAAAATCAACCTAGACGCCAAACTAGTTAAATCCAAGACGCAGTGTGACCCCATCTTAAAagaagttttattatttgctcaTCGCAGTTGGCCTGAAGATGTTCCGGACACGTGGAAACCGTTTTTAGCAAAGCGTGATGAGATCGGCGTCTCGAATGGAGTATTACTATGGGGCGGCAGAGTTATCGTACCTCAAGCCATTCGCAGTTCGGTGTTGGACTTGTTACACGAAGGACACAGCGGCGTATGCAGAATGAAATCCGTAGCCCGCAGCACAGTTTGGTGGCCCGGATTAGATTCCGAGATTGAAAAGCGAGCTAAGGAGTGCGAAAAATGCGCAAAATTTAAAGAGAACCCTCCTGCTGTTCCGGTTCATCGCTGGATTTGGCCCGCTAAACCATGGTCCCGCATTCACATCGATTTCGCCGGTCCATTTATcggcaaaatgttttttatcgTGGTGGATGCTCATTCCAAATGGCCGGAAGTAGGCGTACTCAACATCGGTCAGACGACGACAGCTGCAGTAATAGCTGTTTTGCGTAACATTTTTGCACGCCATGGCTTACCAGACGAGATAGTGTCCGATAATGGCACCCAATTTACTTCCAACGacttagaaatttttttgcaaggCCTCGGCGTTAGCCATATATTGACGCCACCCTATCATCCATCGTCTAATGGCGAAGCCGAACGTTTTGTACGGGAGCTGAAGataaagttgaaaattttagAGACGACGTCGTCTACTATCGATGAGAATTTGTCGACGTTTCTTTCAACTTATCGCACAACACCACATACCACCACAGGCATTTCACCAGCAGAGTTGCTGTATGGACGAAGAATTGTCACTCAACTGGATAAGCTACGCCCAGCCGTGGACAAGAAGTTTTCCAGACAATTGCCCCCGCAATCGGCCGaagaaacgagaaattttttaGCCGGCTCACCAGTATGGTTAAGAATGTACAATAATCCATTGTTAAAATGGGTCAAGGGGGTTGTGACAAAAGTTCTCTCCCCAGTTTCCTACTTGGTTCGCCCAGAAGATGGCGTCGAGACAAAGCGTCATGTAGATCAACTGATGGCACGAGCGGAAGCAACATTAGCCGAGATTCCAAGTGACCAACAGCCGTCCCAATCTACCAGTGTGGAGCGTTACCACCCCCCACTTCCATTATTGGTTAGTCCACAATATCTACCGAAGCAGCTGGAGAGTGATCATCAACCAGAACGAGGTCAAGATGAAGTTGGCGACAACACTGAAAGTTTTCCTTCCCATCCAGCCGTAGCTGAAGAAATTCCGGTAGCAAGGCAGCCACTTAGTTCAGGTGCGGCAGGTCATTCCGTTGCAGAGCCGTCGGTGATCCGGACTTCAAGCAGGCCAAACAAAGGATACTCATCTGGCAGATTCCATtacaagcagttgggagttccTTCCCcttaa